The Lutibacter sp. Hel_I_33_5 genome has a window encoding:
- a CDS encoding S41 family peptidase, with translation MKNILFLCLLIFLVSCNKNKKYVEEAIEIIENNSIRKDSINWNSFKSNLLEEIKKEDDLTELHALISKALYGLGDNHSFLLTKDVQAKIFNDRNPIPRVYSDTISDKIGYIKIPQFLGNDRQVNQFANDIQDEIKWLDSYDLNNYIIDLRGNTGGNMFPMYLGLAPILGTDVSGFFKMTNDKLLPWSYKSNSVFVGDEKMLEIEDSYSLKSDIHKIAVLIDGETGSSGEAIAIAFKGMKNTKFFGQSTYGISTGNDVFVLSDGTKMVLTTSIFVDRNKKIYGGKVEPDAITYQPKKEAIEWLLNTNTNK, from the coding sequence ATGAAAAACATTCTATTTTTATGTTTGTTGATATTTCTAGTTTCTTGTAATAAAAACAAGAAATATGTTGAAGAAGCTATAGAAATAATTGAAAACAATTCGATTAGAAAAGATTCAATAAATTGGAATTCTTTTAAAAGCAACTTGTTAGAAGAGATTAAGAAAGAAGATGACTTGACAGAGTTACATGCTTTAATTAGCAAAGCCTTATATGGTTTAGGAGATAATCATAGTTTTTTATTAACTAAAGATGTTCAAGCTAAAATTTTTAATGATAGAAACCCAATTCCAAGAGTTTATTCAGATACAATTTCTGATAAAATAGGTTACATAAAAATACCACAATTTTTAGGAAATGATAGACAAGTAAATCAGTTTGCAAATGATATTCAAGATGAAATAAAATGGTTAGATAGTTATGATTTAAATAACTATATTATTGATTTAAGAGGAAATACAGGAGGAAATATGTTTCCTATGTATTTAGGTTTAGCTCCAATTTTAGGTACTGATGTTTCAGGGTTTTTTAAAATGACAAACGATAAATTATTGCCTTGGAGTTATAAAAGTAACAGTGTTTTTGTAGGAGATGAAAAAATGTTAGAAATAGAAGATTCGTATTCTTTAAAATCGGATATTCATAAAATTGCTGTTTTAATTGATGGAGAGACTGGTAGTTCTGGTGAAGCAATTGCGATTGCTTTTAAAGGAATGAAAAACACAAAGTTTTTTGGTCAATCAACTTATGGAATTTCTACAGGAAATGATGTCTTTGTGTTAAGCGATGGCACAAAAATGGTTTTAACAACAAGTATTTTTGTAGATAGAAATAAAAAAATATACGGAGGTAAAGTTGAACCAGATGCTATAACATACCAACCGAAAAAAGAAGCTATAGAATGGTTGTTAAATACCAACACTAATAAATAA
- a CDS encoding aminodeoxychorismate/anthranilate synthase component II, translated as MKILILDNYDSFTYNLVHMVEKITGNFPAVFRNDEISIDAINNYDLIMLSPGPGIPDEAGILKEVIKTYAGRKPIFGVCLGLQAITEVFGGKIINLEEVFHGVATEMRVIDPSSVIFKDIHETFLAARYHSWLASDEGFPEQIKVTARDEDGGIQAIEHKEYQISAVQFHPESILTEVGEQIVTNFIQSCKPRA; from the coding sequence ATGAAAATATTAATTTTAGATAATTACGATTCTTTTACCTATAACTTGGTTCATATGGTAGAGAAAATTACTGGCAATTTTCCTGCAGTTTTTAGAAATGATGAAATCAGTATTGACGCCATAAATAACTACGATTTAATTATGCTGTCTCCAGGACCAGGAATTCCGGATGAAGCTGGAATATTAAAGGAAGTTATTAAGACGTATGCTGGTAGAAAACCAATTTTTGGAGTATGTCTTGGTTTACAAGCCATCACAGAAGTTTTTGGAGGTAAAATCATTAACCTAGAAGAAGTTTTTCATGGAGTTGCAACCGAAATGAGGGTCATAGATCCATCAAGTGTTATTTTTAAAGATATTCATGAAACGTTCTTAGCAGCACGTTATCATTCTTGGTTAGCTTCAGATGAAGGTTTTCCTGAGCAAATTAAAGTAACTGCAAGAGATGAAGATGGGGGAATTCAAGCAATTGAACATAAAGAATATCAAATAAGTGCAGTGCAGTTTCACCCAGAATCTATTTTAACGGAAGTTGGTGAGCAGATTGTTACAAATTTTATTCAAAGCTGTAAACCAAGAGCTTAA
- the trpD gene encoding anthranilate phosphoribosyltransferase, with protein sequence MKEILNKLYQHKRLSKSEAKQILIDIAAEKYNDAHLSSFLTVFMMRPITVDELSGFRNALKELAIKVDFSDYNTIDIVGTGGDGKDTFNISTLTSFIVAGTGQKVAKHGNYSVSSQSGSSDMLESFGYEFTNDESILKSHLEKANICFLHAPKFHPAMKAVGQTRKALKLKTFFNMLGPLVNPSSPQNQLLGTFNLEVARLYNYILQEENSNYGIVHALDGYDEISLTGGFKLFTKNGEQLINPEDLGQKRLQQSDIFGGNSVADAARIFKTIIDGNGTDAQNSVVLTNTAFALQIVDETKSFENAYEEAKDSLFGLKAKRTLEKLVNI encoded by the coding sequence ATGAAAGAAATACTAAATAAATTATATCAACATAAAAGGTTATCAAAATCTGAAGCAAAACAAATCTTGATAGATATTGCCGCAGAAAAATATAACGATGCGCATTTGTCGTCTTTTTTAACGGTGTTTATGATGCGCCCAATTACAGTTGATGAACTTTCAGGGTTTAGAAATGCGTTAAAAGAATTAGCGATAAAAGTAGATTTTTCAGACTATAATACCATTGATATTGTTGGTACTGGTGGTGATGGAAAAGACACGTTTAATATATCAACTTTAACTTCTTTTATAGTTGCAGGAACTGGCCAGAAAGTTGCAAAACATGGTAATTATTCTGTGTCTTCGCAATCAGGTTCTTCAGATATGTTAGAAAGTTTTGGTTATGAATTTACTAATGATGAATCAATTTTAAAAAGTCATTTAGAAAAAGCTAATATTTGTTTTTTGCATGCACCAAAATTTCATCCAGCTATGAAAGCAGTTGGGCAAACAAGGAAAGCGCTAAAATTAAAAACGTTTTTTAATATGTTAGGACCATTGGTAAATCCGAGTTCACCTCAAAATCAATTATTAGGAACATTTAACTTGGAAGTTGCACGTTTGTATAATTATATTTTGCAAGAAGAAAATTCTAATTACGGAATTGTGCATGCTTTAGATGGTTATGATGAAATTTCCCTAACTGGGGGATTTAAATTGTTTACCAAAAATGGAGAGCAATTAATTAATCCGGAAGATTTAGGGCAAAAAAGGTTGCAACAATCAGATATTTTTGGAGGTAATTCTGTAGCTGATGCAGCAAGGATTTTCAAAACTATTATTGATGGAAATGGAACTGATGCACAAAATTCTGTAGTATTAACAAATACAGCTTTTGCATTACAAATAGTTGATGAAACAAAGAGTTTTGAAAATGCATATGAAGAAGCTAAAGATTCGTTATTTGGATTAAAAGCAAAAAGGACTTTAGAAAAACTAGTAAATATTTAA
- the trpC gene encoding indole-3-glycerol phosphate synthase TrpC, producing the protein MTILDKIIAFKKKEITKIKTEVPVKKLVESPKFKRTPLSLKKSLLEVGSTGIIAEFKRQSPSKGIINDKATITDVTNGYLDANVAAQSILTDTSFFGGTMADLMEARIINQQKPILRKDFVVDGFQIVEAKAIGADVILLIATCLTAQELKNYGQLATDLGMEVLYEVHTKEDLDKINDLDGKIIGINNRNLKTFKVDLEHSIALANQIPDTCVKVSESGISDPKIITGLKEFGFHGFLIGENFMKTDNPGEACQEFISQIR; encoded by the coding sequence ATGACAATACTCGATAAAATAATAGCCTTCAAAAAGAAGGAAATAACAAAAATAAAAACAGAAGTTCCTGTTAAAAAATTGGTAGAAAGTCCAAAGTTTAAAAGAACACCTTTGTCGTTAAAAAAGTCGTTGTTAGAAGTTGGTTCTACAGGAATTATTGCAGAGTTTAAACGTCAATCGCCATCAAAAGGAATTATTAATGACAAGGCTACAATTACTGATGTAACAAATGGATATTTGGATGCTAATGTTGCAGCTCAATCCATTTTAACAGATACTTCATTTTTTGGAGGTACGATGGCAGATTTAATGGAAGCGAGAATTATTAATCAACAAAAACCAATTTTACGGAAAGATTTTGTTGTGGATGGATTTCAAATTGTTGAAGCAAAAGCAATTGGAGCTGATGTAATTCTATTGATAGCAACCTGTTTAACTGCTCAGGAATTAAAAAATTACGGACAACTTGCAACTGATCTTGGAATGGAAGTTTTGTATGAAGTACATACCAAAGAAGATTTAGATAAGATTAATGATTTGGATGGGAAAATCATCGGAATTAATAATAGAAATCTAAAAACCTTTAAGGTAGATTTAGAGCATTCAATCGCTTTAGCGAATCAAATTCCTGATACTTGTGTTAAAGTTTCTGAAAGTGGAATTTCTGACCCAAAAATTATTACAGGTTTAAAAGAGTTTGGATTTCATGGTTTTTTAATCGGAGAAAATTTCATGAAAACCGATAATCCAGGTGAAGCTTGTCAAGAATTTATCAGTCAAATTCGATAA
- a CDS encoding phosphoribosylanthranilate isomerase yields MKLKVCGMKYLENIQQVAELQPEYLGFIFYDKSKRNFEGIIPEFPKSIKKTGVFVNEYIEILISMVEEYQLEAIQLHGDESVEYINKLRNQLAERRALFIEENKQIRKKKNQHFISKSPIEIIKVFGIKDEFNFDVLKPYEDVVDFFLFDTKGKERGGNGVVFNWEVLKNYPSKKPFFLSGGIGLEQLKEVKEILNTELPIYAVDVNSQFEIKPGLKSIENIKKFKNEI; encoded by the coding sequence ATGAAGCTGAAAGTTTGTGGAATGAAATATCTAGAAAATATCCAACAAGTTGCTGAGTTGCAACCTGAGTATTTGGGTTTTATTTTCTATGATAAATCGAAACGTAATTTTGAAGGAATCATTCCTGAATTCCCAAAATCAATTAAGAAAACAGGTGTTTTTGTTAATGAATATATAGAGATTTTAATTTCTATGGTTGAAGAATATCAGTTAGAGGCAATTCAGTTACATGGGGATGAATCTGTAGAATATATTAATAAATTAAGAAATCAATTAGCAGAAAGAAGAGCCTTGTTTATTGAAGAAAATAAGCAGATAAGAAAGAAAAAAAATCAACATTTTATTTCTAAATCACCAATTGAAATTATAAAAGTATTTGGTATTAAAGATGAATTTAATTTTGATGTTTTAAAACCTTATGAAGATGTAGTTGATTTCTTTTTGTTTGATACTAAAGGAAAAGAAAGAGGAGGGAATGGTGTTGTTTTTAATTGGGAAGTATTAAAAAATTATCCATCCAAAAAACCATTTTTTTTAAGCGGAGGAATCGGTTTAGAACAATTAAAAGAAGTAAAAGAGATTTTAAATACTGAGTTACCAATTTATGCAGTTGATGTTAATAGTCAATTTGAAATTAAACCAGGATTAAAATCTATAGAAAATATAAAGAAGTTTAAAAATGAAATTTAA
- the trpB gene encoding tryptophan synthase subunit beta, which yields MKFKPTKEGYYGQFGGAFIPELLYPNVKELEDNYIQIIESSEFQKEYKSLLKDYVGRPTPLYLAKRLSEKYGVTIYLKREDLNHTGAHKVNNTVGQILIAKKLGKTKIIAETGAGQHGVATATVCALMGLECTVFMGEIDIKRQAPNVARMKMLGAKVVAATSGSKTLKDATNEAIRYWIQNPETYYLIGSVVGPHPYPDMVARLQAIISEEMKWQLKEQTGKENPDTVIACVGGGSNAAGAFYHYLEDDKVELIAVEAAGLGVHSGESAATSQLGEVGVIHGSKTILMQDDYGQIVEPYSISAGLDYPGVGPLHAYLFESKRAEFMNATDKEALDAAYELTKIEGIIPALESAHALAVLPKMNLRKDQVVIVNLSGRGDKDLETYIKHLSD from the coding sequence ATGAAATTTAAACCTACAAAAGAAGGGTATTACGGACAGTTTGGAGGCGCATTTATCCCTGAGTTATTATATCCTAATGTGAAAGAATTAGAAGATAATTATATTCAAATTATCGAATCTTCTGAGTTTCAAAAAGAGTATAAATCGTTGTTGAAGGATTATGTTGGTCGTCCAACACCATTGTATTTAGCAAAACGATTATCAGAAAAATATGGTGTTACTATTTACCTAAAAAGAGAAGATTTAAATCATACAGGAGCGCATAAAGTAAACAATACGGTTGGTCAAATTCTTATAGCAAAAAAATTAGGTAAAACTAAAATTATTGCTGAAACTGGAGCGGGACAACATGGAGTTGCAACTGCAACTGTTTGCGCTTTAATGGGATTAGAATGTACTGTTTTTATGGGGGAGATTGATATTAAACGTCAAGCGCCCAATGTTGCTAGAATGAAAATGTTAGGAGCAAAAGTTGTTGCTGCCACAAGCGGAAGTAAAACGTTAAAAGATGCTACTAATGAAGCAATTCGTTACTGGATTCAGAATCCTGAAACCTATTATTTAATTGGTTCTGTAGTTGGGCCACATCCTTATCCAGATATGGTAGCGCGTTTACAAGCTATTATTTCTGAAGAAATGAAATGGCAATTAAAAGAACAAACTGGTAAAGAAAATCCGGACACGGTAATTGCTTGTGTTGGTGGTGGTTCTAATGCGGCTGGTGCTTTTTATCATTATTTAGAGGATGATAAAGTTGAGTTAATTGCTGTTGAAGCTGCAGGTTTAGGAGTTCATTCCGGAGAAAGTGCTGCTACTTCTCAATTAGGAGAAGTTGGTGTAATCCATGGAAGTAAAACTATTTTAATGCAAGATGATTATGGTCAAATAGTTGAACCATATTCAATTTCTGCAGGATTGGATTATCCTGGAGTTGGCCCTTTACATGCCTATTTATTTGAAAGTAAACGAGCTGAATTTATGAATGCGACTGATAAAGAAGCATTAGATGCTGCTTATGAATTAACTAAAATTGAAGGAATTATTCCTGCATTAGAAAGCGCCCATGCATTGGCTGTTTTACCTAAGATGAATTTAAGAAAAGATCAAGTTGTTATTGTTAATTTATCGGGTAGAGGAGACAAAGATTTAGAAACGTATATTAAACATTTAAGCGATTAG
- the trpA gene encoding tryptophan synthase subunit alpha, translated as MNSIKNIFNQKKEGILSIYFTSGFPKLNDTTKVIQNLSESGVDFIEVGLPYSDPLADGPTIQDSSQVALKNGINLDLIFDQLKSIKETNKTPLVIMGYLNQVIKYGEEKFCEACVSCGVDTVILPDLPMIEYENHYQELFKKYGITNVFLITPHTSEERIRKIDSYSDAFIYVVASASITGAKGEISNQQIAYFERIKSMNLQSNLVVGFGISDNKTFTTACNYMNGAIIGSAFIKALEKNGVDKIDGFIKSIIT; from the coding sequence ATGAATTCAATCAAAAATATATTCAATCAAAAAAAGGAAGGAATACTTTCAATTTATTTTACTTCTGGATTTCCAAAATTAAATGATACTACAAAAGTAATTCAGAATTTATCTGAAAGCGGTGTAGATTTTATTGAAGTTGGTTTGCCTTATTCAGATCCATTAGCAGATGGCCCAACGATACAAGATAGTAGCCAGGTTGCATTAAAAAACGGAATAAATTTAGACTTGATTTTTGATCAGTTAAAATCTATAAAAGAGACAAATAAAACTCCGTTAGTGATTATGGGGTATTTGAATCAGGTGATAAAATATGGTGAAGAAAAGTTCTGTGAAGCTTGTGTATCTTGTGGAGTCGACACCGTTATTTTACCAGATTTACCAATGATTGAGTACGAAAATCATTATCAAGAGTTATTTAAAAAATATGGAATAACAAATGTCTTTTTAATTACACCTCATACATCCGAAGAACGAATTAGAAAAATAGATTCTTATTCGGATGCTTTTATTTATGTTGTTGCTTCTGCTTCAATTACAGGTGCAAAGGGAGAAATTTCCAATCAGCAAATAGCTTATTTTGAAAGAATAAAATCAATGAATCTTCAAAGTAATTTGGTTGTTGGTTTTGGTATTTCTGATAACAAAACTTTTACAACTGCTTGTAATTATATGAATGGTGCCATTATTGGTTCTGCTTTTATAAAAGCGTTAGAGAAAAATGGAGTTGATAAAATTGATGGTTTTA